In Tenrec ecaudatus isolate mTenEca1 chromosome 4, mTenEca1.hap1, whole genome shotgun sequence, a single window of DNA contains:
- the LOC142446323 gene encoding olfactory receptor 5B12-like, with product MENNSEATEFILVGLTSDPKLQIPLFITFLIIYFLTLVFNLGMILLILLDSRLHTPMYIFLSNLSLADIGYSSAITPKLMTGFLIGVNVISFNDCATQFFFFAFFAIIESDLLVVMAYDRYAAVCRPLHYNTLVMTNVCACLCLGCYFFSLLDGCIHTWNTFRLSFCRSNVIDHIFCDIPPLVAITCSDIHTAEIITFFIVGCNAFFSLAVILSSYVLIFATILRMRSAEGRKKAFSTCASHLTVVTGLYGTIIFAYLKPSSGNYMDLDKLASMFYSIILPMLNPLVYSVRNKEVKSAFIKVIGKAKSSMGFLF from the coding sequence ATGGAGAACAATTCAGAGGCGACAGAGTTCATTCTCGTGGGGTTAACCAGTGACCCAAAGCTGCAGATTCCACTCTTCATCACTTTTCTGATCATCTACTTCCTCACTCTCGTTTTCAACCTGGGGATGATCCTGCTGATCCTGCTGGACTCCCGTCTCCACACTCCCATGTACATTTTCCTCAGCAACCTCTCTCTGGCCGACATTGGTTATTCCTCAGCTATCACTCCCAAACTAATGACAGGGTTTCTCATAGGAGTCAATGTCATCTCTTTTAATGACTGTGCCACTCAGTTCTTCTTTTTTGCATTTTTCGCCATTATTGAAAGCGACCTGCTGGTGGTCATGGCTTATGATCGGTATGCAGCTGTGTGCAGACCCCTTCATTATAACACCCTGGTGATGACAAATGTGTGTGCCTGCCTGTGCTTAGGCTGCTATTTCTTTTCTCTCCTGGATGGATGCATCCACACTTGGAACACTTTCAGGCTCTCCTTCTGTAGGTCCAATGTGATTGATCACATTTTCTGCGATATTCCTCCTCTCGTGGCTATCACGTGCTCCGACATCCACACTGCTGAGATTATTACCTTTTTCATAGTAGGTTGCAATGCCTTCTTTTCCCTCGCTGTAATACTGTCCTCTTATGTGTTAATATTTGCTACAATCTTGAGGATGCGCTCAGCAGAAGGACGCAAGAAGGCCTTTTCCACCTGTGCTTCCCACCTGACTGTAGTCACCGGCCTCTATGGGACAATCATCTTTGCTTACCTAAAGCCCAGCTCTGGAAACTACATGGACTTAGATAAATTGGCATCTATGTTCTATTCCATAATCCTCCCCATGCTTAACCCTCTGGTTTACAGTGTGAGAAACAAAGAGGTCAAGAGTGCCTTTATAAAGGTTATTGGGAAGGCAAAGTCTTCGATGGGATTCTTATTCTAA